The Terriglobia bacterium genome window below encodes:
- a CDS encoding methyltransferase domain-containing protein, protein MALVSSGTYIMEDPREASRLARKVDPDTWTKKYLDGYLFSGAEVLSVGCGPGNIARAITKRRPGIKATGLDLSPTRIQQANQGDNYASQVRFVCGDARQMKFPSGSFDVVYTRMLLQYIQDKEAAVAEMVRVCKPGGVVLMQDLDGQLVWHYPEEELMQETIQRVMKSLAETGFDPLIGRKLFWHGRNAGLENLRVQVECYHLIAGKVDPYIFEQWELKLEIARPRLARALGSDYEAEEEIRRFLNYLRRPDTLTYSTLFTVTGEKPQ, encoded by the coding sequence ATGGCACTAGTTTCTTCAGGCACTTACATCATGGAAGATCCGCGCGAGGCTTCGCGCCTGGCACGGAAAGTGGATCCCGACACCTGGACGAAAAAATATCTTGATGGATATCTTTTCTCCGGCGCAGAAGTACTGTCCGTTGGTTGCGGACCGGGCAATATCGCCCGCGCGATCACCAAACGCCGACCTGGGATCAAAGCCACCGGCCTCGACCTGAGCCCGACGCGGATACAGCAAGCCAACCAGGGCGACAACTACGCCTCGCAGGTGCGTTTCGTGTGTGGCGATGCCCGGCAAATGAAGTTTCCTTCCGGCAGCTTCGATGTCGTCTATACCCGAATGTTACTTCAGTACATTCAGGACAAAGAGGCGGCGGTGGCCGAAATGGTCAGGGTCTGCAAACCCGGCGGCGTAGTGCTGATGCAGGATTTAGACGGACAGTTGGTGTGGCACTACCCTGAAGAGGAGTTGATGCAGGAGACCATTCAGCGAGTCATGAAGAGTCTTGCTGAGACTGGTTTCGATCCTTTGATAGGGCGGAAACTCTTCTGGCACGGCCGCAATGCCGGCCTCGAGAACCTTCGAGTTCAGGTGGAGTGCTATCACCTGATCGCGGGGAAGGTCGATCCTTATATCTTCGAACAGTGGGAACTGAAACTTGAAATTGCCAGACCGCGCCTGGCGCGTGCGCTTGGCAGTGATTATGAGGCCGAGGAAGAAATCCGGAGATTTCTGAACTATCTCCGCCGCCCCGATACGCTCACATATTCCACGCTGTTCACGGTTACAGGCGAAAAACCTCAATGA